The Rhododendron vialii isolate Sample 1 chromosome 6a, ASM3025357v1 genome includes a window with the following:
- the LOC131328910 gene encoding multifunctional methyltransferase subunit TRM112 homolog A-like, which yields MRLLTHNMLSSNIKGVTNGFPLQIEAVKVVEKQVDFNPDFLKNMFSKVDWAALAAASKALGYADLPEAAGADMLDSDDFLRRFHHALLQLHLEEGALVCPETGRRFPVSKGIPNMLLHEDEV from the coding sequence atgaggCTTCTAACCCACAACATGCTATCATCGAACATCAAGGGGGTGACAAACGGCTTCCCTCTCCAAATCGAAGCCGTAAAAGTGGTGGAGAAGCAAGTCGACTTCAACCCCGACTTCCTCAAGAACATGTTCTCCAAGGTCGACTGGGCCGCCCTCGCCGCCGCCTCCAAAGCCCTCGGTTACGCCGACCTCCCCGAAGCCGCCGGCGCCGACATGCTCGACTCCGACGACTTCCTCCGCCGCTTCCACCACGCCCTCCTCCAGCTCCACCTCGAGGAGGGCGCCCTCGTCTGCCCCGAGACCGGCCGCCGGTTTCCCGTCAGTAAGGGGATACCCAATATGCTGCTTCACGAAGATGAGGTCTGA
- the LOC131328909 gene encoding signal peptidase complex-like protein DTM1, with protein sequence MPNDAAFRWALVWLAAIVVVIGLYTHSWNKMMATYLLGILGIMGVLLPDWDFFDRPFSHWNSPISSVDHHRHGPNSAPTPKPPTRFRMYPVRLVVYTLVYGFGFYKWWMFISN encoded by the exons ATGCCCAACGACGCCGCATTCCGGTGGGCTCTGGTTTGGCTGGCAGCAATAGTGGTAGTGATAGGACTGTACACCCACTCCTGGAACAAGATGATGGCCACTTATCTCCTGGGGATCCTCGGAATAATGGGAGTGCTATTGCCCGATTGGGACTTCTTCGACCGTCCTTTCTCTCACTGGAACTCTCCTATCTCATCAGTTGATCATCATCGTCACGGACCCAATTCTGCTCCCACACCGAAACCCCCCACAAG GTTCAGAATGTACCCAGTGAGATTGGTTGTTTACACGCTGGTATATGGTTTTGGATTTTACAAGTGGTGGATGTTCATATCAAACTAG